One genomic segment of Misgurnus anguillicaudatus chromosome 23, ASM2758022v2, whole genome shotgun sequence includes these proteins:
- the LOC129435076 gene encoding uncharacterized protein — translation MSDTTITRPRPQRPEEEETEEDSHQDRRSSRSDAVRKAMSDARTKLKPLWDLLNDPQATFENLPELLSKCNLSMEDYMKYTRELSTSSVILLKRDPKEVWVNGYNPDLLRAWNANMDIQYILDPYSCIMYMLSYISKPEHEMNEMLKNVIKAVRETDVNEEDEMKHIMQAYSKHRHVSSQESGARTCSLPMKKCSRSVVCIPTDDDALKMSLPLSVLLHKNPDSEDVWMSGIIDKYRARPQTLEFEKICLADFVSNYRIVYGQQTKGKNVQRLLNDMGFVQKRSVGKAAVIRYARCSEEKQPEKFYGRLVKLYVPHRFNAQLKPPTFPTYEQFYKSAFVELPSHPGVRMPVCAIVKAHQEKFEKHSEEVDKAIEQLQQQGPSENAWTAFAPEAEVDNLECIAEREDVNHDEEDEQDDVPEYQILLEDGDGVVPRIKAPQMSVEFVRKMFQSLNETQAAIFYIVRQWCQKRVWGHNPEQFFYFVSGGAGCGKSHVIKCIYTEATKILRQLPRLQEEGDLSVPTVILSAFTGTAAFNISGKTLHSILKLPRNLKPPYQGLGNALDELRAELCSVEILIIDEVSMISKDLFAYVNWRLQQIRGSKKAFGGISVLAVGDFFQLPPLGKAKPLCVYEDDVLDFWKDSFQIITLTEIMRQKEDLAFAELLNRLRVRQKTDVLREEDRVLLLQAVKNPEDCPHDALHIFATNKEVHMHNTKTIQAIHTDIITIDAEDYRKDPRTGVMKRQKKPVTGKKDDLLDSIQVAVGARIMVTRNLDVEDGIVNGCFGQIVNIVTKTRDGIATVHMLGLQLDNPNAGLKHRRRVEGEDDNSVYIERSEESLRKGTVRRQFPIKLAYACTAHKVQGMTMQSAVVSLKKIFEPGMAYVALSRTTSLSGLHITDFIEKKIYADPEITASLQNMRKVTFEGIMPLLQHIREINQDQTLKIVHHNTEGLSSHIEDIRCHHELLLSDILCITESHLSGSCIPQHLQLEGYKMFARNRHVSYSTHVEMAKKDGGGVAIFCKEDIQAQSRQYIQSVTDLEFVVIKIDTPMCATIAAVYRPPNYSLEKFLPNLRGLLDYLDIVDEHPVIISGDFNEDLLSAGRKAILEMFQSKGYTQLITSATTEKHTLLDHIYISHPDLCLQSGVLQSYYSYHNPVYCILRK, via the coding sequence ATGTCTGACACCACAATAACTCGTCCACGACCACAGCGACCTGAAGAAGAGGAAACTGAAGAGGATAGCCATCAAGACAGAAGAAGCTCAAGGTCAGATGCTGTTCGAAAAGCAATGAGTGATGCTAGGACGAAACTCAAACCTTTGTGGGATTTGCTGAATGATCCCCAAGCCACCTTTGAAAACTTGCCTGAACTACTGTCAAAATGTAATTTGTCCATGGAGGATTACATGAAGTACACCAGGGAGTTGTCCACTTCAAGTGTGATCTTGCTAAAGCGTGATCCAAAGGAGGTTTGGGTAAATGGATACAATCCAGATTTGCTGAGGGCATGGAATGCTAACATGGACATTCAGTATATACTTGACCCTTACAGTTGCATCATGTATATGTTGTCCTACATTTCCAAGCCAGAGCATGAAATGAACGAGATGCTGAAGAACGTGATCAAAGCAGTGCGTGAAACAGATGTGAACGAAGAGGATGAAATGAAGCACATTATGCAAGCCTATTCGAAGCACAGACACGTGAGCTCGCAGGAGTCTGGTGCACGAACGTGCAGCCTACCAATGAAGAAGTGTTCGCGAAGTGTTGTGTGTATACCAACGGATGACGATGCTCTGAAGATGAGTCTGCCCCTTAGTGTCCTACTGCACAAAAATCCAGATTCAGAGGATGTTTGGATGTCGGGAATAATAGATAAATACAGAGCAAGGCCTCAAACACTGGAGTTTGAAAAGATATGTCTGGCAGACTTTGTGTCAAATTACCGCATTGTGTACGGTCAGCAAACTAAGGGAAAGAATGTACAACGTCTGCTCAATGATATGGGATTTGTTCAGAAAAGATCTGTTGGTAAGGCTGCCGTTATTCGATACGCACGGTGTTCGGAGGAGAAACAACCGGAAAAGTTTTACGGAAGATTAGTGAAACTTTATGTGCCACATCGTTTCAATGCCCAGCTAAAACCTCCAACATTTCCAACGTATGAGCAGTTTTACAAAAGTGCATTTGTGGAACTTCCTTCCCACCCTGGTGTCCGAATGCCTGTATGCGCAATAGTGAAAGCACACCAGGAGAAATTCGAAAAACACAGTGAAGAAGTGGACAAAGCAATTGAACAGTTGCAGCAACAAGGCCCATCTGAGAATGCTTGGACAGCTTTTGCCCCTGAAGCTGAAGTGGATAATTTAGAGTGCATTGCAGAACGAGAAGATGTCAATCATGATGAAGAGGATGAGCAAGATGATGTACCGGAATACCAGATTCTTCTTGAAGATGGAGATGGAGTCGTTCCTCGGATAAAGGCACCACAGATGAGTGTTGAATTTGTCAGGAAGATGTTTCAAAGTCTAAATGAGACACAGGCAGCAATTTTCTACATTGTCCGTCAGTGGTGTCAGAAGCGTGTCTGGGGTCATAATCCGGAACAGTTTTTTTACTTCGTGTCAGGTGGTGCTGGTTGTGGAAAATCACATGTGATTAAGTGCATATATACGGAAGCAACCAAGATTCTAAGACAACTGCCTCGACTTCAGGAGGAAGGGGATCTCTCTGTGCCTACAGTGATTTTGAGTGCATTTACAGGAACGGCAGCATTCAATATATCTGGTAAAACACTGCATTCCATTTTAAAACTGCCAAGGAACTTAAAGCCACCTTATCAAGGACTTGGGAATGCTCTAGATGAACTACGAGCAGAATTATGCAGTGTGGAAATTCTCATCATCGATGAAGTGTCCATGATTTCGAAGGATCTTTTCGCTTATGTAAACTGGAGACTTCAACAGATCAGAGGCAGCAAGAAAGCATTTGGAGGAATCTCTGTTCTCGCTGTAGGAGACTTTTTCCAACTACCACCTCTCGGTAAAGCCAAACCGCTCTGTGTGTATGAAGATGATGTTCTGGACTTCTGGAAGGACAGTTTTCAAATAATTACCCTTACAGAGATCATGCGTCAAAAGGAGGACCTTGCCTTTGCTGAGCTTTTAAATCGACTGAGAGTGAGGCAGAAGACTGATGTTCTTAGAGAAGAAGACCGAGTTCTGTTACTCCAAGCTGTAAAGAACCCAGAAGACTGCCCTCATGATGCTCTGCACATATTTGCAACCAACAAGGAAGTTCACATGCACAATACTAAAACAATACAGGCTATTCACACTGACATCATAACCATTGATGCCGAAGACTACAGGAAAGACCCAAGAACAGGAGTGATGAAAAGACAAAAGAAACCTGTCACTGGAAAGAAGGATGACTTGCTGGATTCTATACAAGTTGCAGTGGGAGCTCGTATAATGGTGACAAGGAATCTGGATGTTGAAGATGGAATTGTAAATGGATGTTTTGGTCAGATTGTTAACATTGTCACTAAAACAAGAGATGGAATCGCCACTGTACACATGCTAGGACTTCAGCTCGACAATCCAAATGCAGGTCTGAAACACCGCAGAAGAGTGGAAGGTGAAGATGACAACTCTGTATATATTGAGAGATCTGAAGAAAGTCTGAGGAAAGGAACAGTTCGTCGTCAATTTCCCATCAAGCTCGCTTATGCCTGCACAGCTCACAAAGTTCAAGGTATGACAATGCAGTCTGCCGTAGTGTCACTGAAGAAGATTTTCGAACCTGGAATGGCCTACGTTGCCCTCAGCCGAACGACGTCGCTTTCTGGATTACATATTACAGACTTCATTGAAAAGAAGATTTATGCTGATCCTGAAATCACAGCATCGTTGCAGAACATGAGAAAAGTGACATTCGAAGGAATCATGCCACTTTTGCAACACATAAGGGAAATCAACCAGGACcaaacacttaaaatagttCACCACAACACGGAAGGACTGTCATCTCACATCGAGGATATCAGATGCCATCATGAGCTACTTTTATCGGATATTCTTTGCATAACGGAAAGTCACTTGTCTGGCTCATGTATTCCACAACATCTCCAGTTGGAAGGATACAAGATGTTTGCACGGAATAGACATGTCTCCTACTCAACCCATGTAGAAATGGCAAAGAAAGACGGCGGTGGAGTTGCAATATTTTGCAAAGAAGATATTCAAGCTCAGTCCAGACAGTACATCCAAAGTGTCACAGACCTGGAGTTTGTTGTCATCAAAATCGACACTCCAATGTGTGCAACAATTGCTGCAGTGTACAGGCCACCAAACTACAGTCTTGAAAAATTCTTGCCAAATTTAAGGGGCCTACTTGATTATCTGGACATCGTAGACGAACATCCTGTAATCATCAGTGGAGACTTTAATGAGGACCTCCTATCTGCTGGAAGAAAGGCTATACTGGAGATGTTTCAATCCAAGGGATATACACAGCTAATCACATCAGCTACAACTGAGAAGCACACACTACTGGATCACATATACATCTCACATCCGGACTTGTGTCTTCAGTCAGGTGTGTTACAGAGCTATTACAGTTACCACAATCCTGTGTACTGTATATTGCGAAAATGA